Proteins from a genomic interval of Streptomyces sp. NBC_00820:
- the kdpF gene encoding K(+)-transporting ATPase subunit F: MTAENIVGLAVAVALLGYLVLALVFPERF; this comes from the coding sequence GTGACCGCCGAGAACATCGTCGGCCTCGCGGTGGCTGTCGCCCTGCTGGGCTATCTCGTCCTCGCCCTCGTCTTCCCGGAGAGGTTCTGA
- the kdpA gene encoding potassium-transporting ATPase subunit KdpA yields MGPVLAGFLQLLALTGALALAYVPVGTCMARVYSSKKHLRVERWIYKGIGADPDAEMTWPAYLRGVLAFSAVGVVFLYLLQRLQGVLPGSMGFASVDPAQSFDTAVSFVTNTNWQSYYGEQTMGHVVQTAGLAVQNFVSAAVGIAVAVALVRGFARSRTGELGNFWADLVRGTVRILVPGAVIAAVILVACGAIQNFSGIHEVGQFLNGHSVGGSQQWNGGAVASQEAIKELGTNGGGYFNANSAHPFENPTPFTNLFEIFLILVIPFSLTRTFGVMVGSVKQGYAILATMFTIWLGFVVLMMWTEFAHHGPALQAAGGAMEGKETRFGVGASSIFAVSTTLTSTGAVDSFHSSFTGLGGGITLLGMMLGEIAPGGTGSGLYGMLIMAVIAVFIAGLMVGRTPEYLGKKIGAREMKLAACYILVTPALVLVLTAASMALPTPPHSMLNSGAHGFSEVLYAFTSAANNNGSAFAGLNANTDWFNTMTGLAMLLGRFLPMVFVLALAGSLAGQRPVPVTAGTLRTEKPLFTGLLTGAILIITGLTYFPALALGPLAEGLAS; encoded by the coding sequence ATGGGTCCCGTACTCGCAGGCTTCCTCCAGCTGCTCGCCCTGACAGGCGCGCTGGCGCTCGCCTACGTACCCGTCGGCACCTGCATGGCCCGGGTCTACTCCTCGAAGAAGCACCTGCGGGTGGAGAGGTGGATCTACAAGGGCATCGGTGCCGACCCCGATGCCGAGATGACCTGGCCCGCCTACCTGCGTGGTGTCCTCGCCTTCTCGGCCGTCGGTGTCGTCTTCCTCTACCTGCTCCAGCGGCTCCAGGGCGTCCTGCCCGGCTCGATGGGCTTCGCCTCGGTCGACCCGGCGCAGTCGTTCGACACGGCCGTCTCCTTCGTGACGAACACGAACTGGCAGTCGTACTACGGCGAGCAGACCATGGGGCACGTCGTACAGACCGCCGGCCTGGCCGTGCAGAACTTCGTCTCCGCGGCCGTCGGTATCGCCGTCGCCGTGGCGCTGGTGCGGGGCTTCGCTCGCTCGCGTACCGGTGAACTGGGTAACTTCTGGGCCGACCTGGTGCGGGGCACCGTACGGATCCTGGTGCCGGGCGCCGTGATCGCCGCGGTGATCCTGGTCGCGTGCGGCGCCATCCAGAACTTCTCCGGCATTCATGAGGTCGGGCAATTCCTGAATGGGCACAGCGTGGGCGGCTCGCAGCAGTGGAACGGCGGTGCGGTCGCCTCGCAGGAGGCCATCAAGGAGCTGGGCACCAACGGCGGCGGCTACTTCAACGCCAACAGCGCCCACCCGTTCGAGAACCCGACGCCCTTCACCAACCTCTTCGAGATCTTCCTGATCCTCGTCATCCCCTTCTCGCTGACCCGCACCTTCGGTGTGATGGTCGGCTCGGTGAAGCAGGGGTACGCGATCCTCGCGACGATGTTCACGATCTGGCTCGGCTTCGTCGTCCTGATGATGTGGACCGAGTTCGCCCACCACGGCCCGGCGCTCCAGGCGGCCGGCGGCGCGATGGAGGGCAAGGAGACCCGCTTCGGGGTCGGCGCTTCCTCGATCTTCGCCGTCTCCACGACCCTCACCTCGACCGGCGCGGTGGACTCCTTCCACTCGTCCTTCACCGGACTGGGCGGCGGCATCACGCTGCTGGGCATGATGCTGGGCGAGATCGCGCCCGGCGGCACCGGCTCCGGCCTCTACGGCATGCTGATCATGGCCGTGATCGCGGTGTTCATCGCCGGTCTGATGGTCGGCCGCACGCCCGAGTACCTGGGCAAGAAGATCGGCGCCCGCGAGATGAAGCTCGCCGCCTGCTACATCCTGGTCACCCCGGCGCTGGTGCTCGTCCTCACGGCCGCCTCCATGGCTCTGCCGACCCCGCCGCACTCCATGCTCAACTCCGGCGCGCACGGCTTCTCCGAGGTGCTGTACGCCTTCACCTCCGCGGCGAACAACAACGGCTCGGCCTTCGCCGGACTGAACGCGAACACCGACTGGTTCAACACCATGACCGGACTCGCGATGCTGCTCGGCCGGTTCCTGCCGATGGTGTTCGTCCTGGCGCTGGCCGGCTCGCTCGCCGGGCAGCGGCCCGTCCCGGTCACGGCCGGCACCCTGCGCACCGAGAAGCCGCTCTTCACCGGCCTGTTGACCGGCGCGATCCTGATCATCACCGGTCTGACGTACTTCCCGGCCCTGGCACTGGGCCCGCTCGCCGAGGGGCTGGCGTCATGA
- the kdpB gene encoding potassium-transporting ATPase subunit KdpB — MTTRTEDHEDSMSTATPARAPHSDVPTGHKPAEGRVGAGLFDPAQLIRSLPDAFRKLDPRVMVKSPVMFVVWIGSVLTTVFSFKDPGDWFGWGISAWLWLTVIFANLAEAVAEGRGKAQADTLRRAKTDTVARRLAGDTEERVPGTELRIGDLVVCEAGDVIPGDGDVVEGVASVDESAITGESAPVIRESGGDRSAVTGGTKVLSDRIVVQVTTRPGETFIDRMISLVEGAARQKTPNEIALNILLASLTIVFLLACATLPPFADYAGTHLTMVVLVALLVCLIPTTIGALLSAIGIAGMDRLVQRNVLAMSGRAVEAAGDVSTLLLDKTGTITLGNRQASEFVPVRGTTEAEVADAAQLSSLADETPEGRSIVVLAKERYGLRERHQGELAGAEWIAFTAQTRMSGVDVDGRRIRKGAAGSVIAWVEERGGTVAGDVDQVADRMAEAGGTPLLVAVEDADGARVLGVIHLKDIVKDGMRERFEELRRMGIRTVMITGDNPLTAKAIAEEAGVDDFLAEATPEDKMALIKREQAGGKLVAMTGDGTNDAPALAQADVGVAMNTGTSAAKEAGNMVDLDSNPTKLIEIVEIGKQLLITRGALTTFSIANDVAKYFAIIPALFAAVYPGLDKLNIMRLSSPDSAILSAVVFNALIIIALVPLSLKGVRYKPVSADKLLRRNLGIYGVGGLIAPFVGIKIIDLLISLIPGL; from the coding sequence ATGACCACCCGAACGGAAGACCACGAGGACTCGATGTCCACAGCCACTCCCGCCCGGGCGCCGCACAGCGACGTACCCACCGGGCACAAGCCCGCCGAAGGACGCGTCGGCGCGGGCCTGTTCGACCCGGCGCAGCTGATCAGGTCGCTGCCGGACGCCTTCCGGAAGCTCGACCCGCGGGTGATGGTCAAGTCGCCCGTGATGTTCGTGGTGTGGATCGGTTCCGTCCTGACCACCGTGTTCTCCTTCAAGGACCCCGGCGACTGGTTCGGCTGGGGCATCAGCGCCTGGCTGTGGCTCACCGTGATCTTCGCCAACCTGGCGGAGGCGGTCGCCGAGGGCCGCGGAAAGGCCCAGGCGGACACCCTGCGCAGGGCCAAGACCGACACGGTCGCCCGGCGTCTGGCGGGCGACACCGAGGAGCGGGTGCCCGGCACCGAGCTGAGGATCGGCGACCTCGTGGTCTGCGAGGCCGGCGACGTCATCCCGGGCGACGGCGACGTCGTCGAGGGAGTCGCCTCGGTCGACGAGTCCGCGATCACCGGTGAGTCGGCGCCCGTCATCCGCGAGTCCGGCGGCGACCGCTCCGCCGTGACGGGCGGCACGAAGGTGCTGTCCGACCGGATCGTCGTCCAGGTCACGACGAGGCCCGGCGAGACCTTCATCGACCGGATGATCAGCCTCGTCGAGGGCGCGGCGCGGCAGAAGACGCCGAACGAGATCGCCCTGAACATCCTGCTGGCGTCCCTGACGATCGTGTTCCTGCTGGCGTGTGCCACGCTGCCGCCGTTCGCGGACTACGCGGGCACCCACCTGACCATGGTCGTGCTGGTGGCCCTGCTGGTCTGCCTGATACCCACGACGATCGGCGCGCTGCTCTCCGCGATCGGCATCGCCGGCATGGACCGCCTGGTCCAGCGCAACGTCCTGGCCATGTCCGGCCGCGCGGTCGAGGCCGCCGGCGACGTCTCCACCCTGCTGCTGGACAAGACCGGCACCATCACCCTCGGCAACCGCCAGGCCTCGGAGTTCGTACCCGTACGCGGCACCACCGAGGCCGAGGTCGCCGACGCCGCCCAGCTGTCCTCGCTCGCCGACGAGACTCCCGAGGGCCGCTCCATCGTCGTCCTGGCGAAGGAGAGGTACGGGCTGCGCGAACGCCACCAGGGCGAACTGGCCGGCGCCGAGTGGATCGCCTTCACCGCCCAGACCCGCATGTCCGGCGTGGACGTGGACGGCCGCAGGATCCGCAAGGGCGCGGCAGGTTCGGTCATCGCCTGGGTCGAGGAGCGCGGCGGCACGGTGGCCGGGGACGTGGACCAGGTCGCCGACCGCATGGCCGAGGCCGGTGGCACCCCGCTGCTCGTCGCCGTCGAGGACGCGGACGGTGCGCGAGTCCTCGGGGTGATCCACCTCAAGGACATCGTCAAGGACGGCATGCGGGAGCGCTTCGAGGAGCTGCGCCGCATGGGCATCCGAACGGTCATGATCACCGGCGACAATCCGCTGACCGCCAAGGCGATCGCCGAGGAGGCGGGCGTCGACGACTTCCTCGCCGAGGCCACCCCCGAGGACAAGATGGCTCTCATCAAGCGGGAACAGGCCGGCGGCAAGCTCGTCGCGATGACCGGCGACGGCACCAACGACGCGCCCGCGCTGGCCCAGGCGGACGTCGGCGTCGCGATGAACACGGGGACGTCGGCCGCCAAGGAGGCCGGCAACATGGTCGACCTCGACTCCAACCCGACCAAGCTCATCGAGATAGTCGAGATCGGCAAGCAACTCCTCATCACACGAGGAGCGTTGACGACCTTCTCCATCGCCAACGACGTGGCGAAGTACTTCGCGATCATTCCGGCGCTGTTCGCGGCGGTCTACCCGGGCCTGGACAAGCTCAACATCATGCGCCTGTCCTCGCCCGACTCCGCGATCCTCTCCGCCGTCGTCTTCAACGCGCTGATCATCATCGCCCTGGTGCCGCTGTCCCTGAAGGGCGTGCGGTACAAGCCGGTCAGCGCCGACAAGTTGCTCCGCCGCAACCTCGGCATCTACGGCGTCGGCGGCCTGATCGCCCCCTTCGTCGGCATCAAGATCATCGACCTGCTCATCTCCCTCATCCCCGGGCTGTAA
- a CDS encoding potassium-transporting ATPase subunit C — MNNSVTNTARLLGAGLRALLVLTLVTGVVYPLAVTGIAQGLFRDKANGSEITADGHVVGSSLIGQPYDLPLKKGQQTPDPDLKWFQGRPANGLGANSVNTRYKLILSGATNLAADNKDLLQQIEDAKAAVVKDNSVPGYTVRPSQVPADAVTSSGSGLDPAISPRYADLQVHRVAARNGLSVAQVEKLVDGHTEGRTLGFMGEPRVNVLELNIALRDLVATR; from the coding sequence ATGAACAACTCCGTAACGAACACGGCCCGGTTGCTCGGGGCGGGCCTGCGCGCCCTCCTCGTGCTGACCCTCGTGACCGGCGTCGTCTACCCGCTGGCCGTCACCGGCATCGCCCAGGGGCTGTTCCGCGACAAGGCGAACGGCTCCGAGATCACGGCGGACGGCCACGTCGTCGGCTCGTCCCTGATCGGGCAGCCGTACGACCTGCCGCTGAAGAAGGGGCAGCAGACCCCGGACCCGGACCTGAAGTGGTTCCAGGGCCGCCCGGCCAACGGCCTCGGCGCCAACAGCGTCAACACGCGGTACAAGCTGATCCTGTCCGGTGCCACCAACCTCGCCGCCGACAACAAGGACCTGCTCCAGCAGATCGAGGACGCCAAGGCCGCCGTCGTCAAGGACAACTCGGTGCCCGGCTACACGGTCAGGCCCTCCCAAGTGCCCGCCGACGCCGTCACCTCCTCCGGCTCCGGCCTCGACCCTGCCATCTCCCCGCGGTACGCGGACCTCCAGGTGCACCGTGTGGCCGCGCGCAACGGCCTGTCCGTCGCCCAGGTGGAGAAGCTCGTCGACGGCCACACCGAGGGCCGCACCCTCGGCTTCATGGGGGAGCCCCGAGTGAACGTCCTGGAGCTCAACATCGCGCTCAGGGACCTCGTGGCGACGCGCTGA
- a CDS encoding SRPBCC family protein, translating into MRHTVTVEGPAAPGVVWERYAQYGRWAHWAPHLRAVETEGDRIRPGARGVVLVAGVLRGRFLVTEVDEPKGTWTWQLVFLGIPVRVGHTLTPHGTGTRVVVELTAAGPVPLLYAPMVDWALHRLTRV; encoded by the coding sequence ATGCGGCACACCGTCACGGTCGAGGGCCCGGCAGCGCCCGGTGTGGTCTGGGAGCGGTACGCACAGTACGGCCGATGGGCTCACTGGGCCCCGCACCTGCGCGCCGTCGAGACGGAGGGCGACCGGATCCGGCCGGGCGCGCGAGGTGTGGTCCTGGTGGCGGGTGTGCTGCGCGGCCGCTTCCTGGTCACGGAGGTCGACGAGCCGAAGGGGACCTGGACCTGGCAGCTCGTGTTCCTGGGCATCCCCGTGAGGGTGGGGCACACGCTCACGCCGCACGGAACAGGCACACGGGTTGTCGTGGAGCTGACGGCGGCCGGTCCGGTGCCTCTGCTCTACGCCCCCATGGTCGACTGGGCGCTGCACCGGCTCACCCGGGTCTGA
- a CDS encoding class I SAM-dependent methyltransferase, whose protein sequence is MDRYERLLHASSFGAAASAYAEHRPDYAQAAVHWALEPAPGPRVLDLGAGTGKLTATLVALGAEVIAVEPDPAMLAELRRSLPGVRALSGSAEAIPLPDASVDAVLAGNAMHWFDMSVAGPEIARVLAPSGVLAGLWNVMDDDVEWVAGLARVGGSAAVGPRDTPASWRAETADAHLPKTGAAARFGSPEQAEFPHGQRRTADSLVATLATRAGMLVMADQEQEAALDRIRAFLASRPETARGEFTLPMLTGVLRVRRL, encoded by the coding sequence GTGGATCGCTACGAACGGCTCCTTCACGCCTCGTCGTTCGGCGCGGCGGCGTCCGCATACGCCGAGCACCGTCCGGACTACGCGCAGGCCGCGGTGCACTGGGCGCTCGAACCCGCGCCCGGCCCACGTGTCCTCGACCTCGGCGCCGGAACCGGCAAGCTGACCGCCACGCTGGTCGCACTGGGCGCCGAAGTCATCGCGGTCGAGCCCGACCCGGCGATGCTGGCCGAGCTGCGCCGCTCCCTGCCGGGTGTCCGTGCCCTGTCGGGTAGTGCCGAGGCGATACCACTGCCGGACGCATCCGTCGATGCCGTGCTGGCCGGCAACGCCATGCATTGGTTCGACATGTCCGTCGCGGGACCCGAGATCGCCAGGGTTCTGGCACCCAGCGGGGTCCTGGCCGGCCTGTGGAACGTCATGGACGACGATGTCGAGTGGGTTGCCGGGCTCGCGCGGGTCGGCGGGAGCGCTGCCGTAGGCCCGCGTGACACGCCGGCCAGTTGGCGCGCCGAGACGGCCGACGCGCACCTTCCGAAGACTGGCGCGGCCGCCCGGTTCGGCTCGCCGGAACAGGCCGAGTTCCCGCACGGCCAGCGCCGCACCGCCGACTCCCTCGTGGCGACCCTCGCGACGCGCGCGGGAATGCTGGTCATGGCGGACCAGGAACAAGAGGCCGCGCTGGACCGGATCCGCGCCTTCCTCGCGAGCAGACCGGAGACCGCCCGCGGCGAGTTCACCCTCCCGATGCTGACCGGCGTGCTGCGCGTCCGGCGGCTGTGA
- a CDS encoding SDR family NAD(P)-dependent oxidoreductase — translation MSTSAQHKIGSGFGADSTADDVLRGIDLTGKLAIVTGGYSGLGLETTRALTKAGAHVVVPARRPDTAREALAGLDGVEVDELDLGDLDSVRGFAERFLASGRTIDFLIDNAGIMACPETRVGPGWEAQFATNHLGHFALVNRLWPALAPGGARVVSVSSRGHHLSPIRWDDVQWTEGYDKWKAYGQAKTANALFALHLDTLGRDAGVRAFSLHPGGIMTPLQRHLPKEEMVERGWIDEQGNPLNPAGFKTPEQGAATQVWAATSPGLDGLGGLYLEDCDVAEPAPADGTWGGVKDWATDPEQAARLWTLSAELTGVNAFAG, via the coding sequence ATGAGTACTTCTGCACAGCACAAGATCGGTTCGGGTTTCGGCGCCGACAGCACCGCCGACGACGTCCTGCGGGGCATCGACCTCACCGGCAAGCTCGCGATCGTCACCGGCGGCTACTCGGGCCTCGGCCTGGAGACCACCCGTGCACTGACCAAGGCGGGCGCCCACGTCGTCGTCCCGGCCCGGCGCCCCGACACGGCCCGCGAGGCGCTGGCCGGACTCGACGGAGTCGAGGTGGACGAGCTCGACCTCGGTGACCTGGACAGCGTGCGCGGCTTCGCAGAGCGGTTCCTGGCCTCCGGACGCACCATCGACTTCCTGATCGACAACGCCGGCATCATGGCCTGCCCGGAGACCAGGGTCGGGCCCGGCTGGGAGGCGCAGTTCGCCACCAACCACCTCGGCCACTTCGCCCTCGTCAACCGCCTGTGGCCGGCGCTCGCGCCCGGCGGCGCCCGTGTCGTCTCCGTGTCCTCCCGCGGCCACCACCTCTCGCCCATCCGCTGGGACGACGTCCAGTGGACCGAGGGCTACGACAAGTGGAAGGCGTACGGCCAGGCCAAGACGGCGAACGCGCTGTTCGCCCTCCACCTCGACACCCTGGGCCGGGACGCCGGTGTCCGCGCCTTCTCGCTCCACCCGGGCGGCATCATGACCCCGCTCCAGCGGCACCTGCCCAAGGAGGAGATGGTCGAGCGCGGCTGGATCGACGAGCAGGGCAACCCGCTGAACCCCGCGGGCTTCAAGACCCCGGAGCAGGGCGCGGCCACCCAGGTCTGGGCAGCCACCTCGCCGGGACTCGACGGCCTGGGCGGCCTGTACCTGGAGGACTGCGACGTCGCCGAGCCCGCTCCCGCGGACGGGACATGGGGCGGCGTGAAGGACTGGGCGACCGACCCCGAGCAGGCGGCCCGCCTCTGGACGCTGTCCGCCGAGCTGACGGGCGTGAACGCGTTCGCCGGCTAG
- a CDS encoding DUF2975 domain-containing protein → MGKLTVHALRAVLVVMLAGMVFVQALMVWALATDPEDGTTLPLTPLRVIVILGAVTVQVVQVCVWRLVAMVQRGTVFSHAAFRYVDVVIGAVMAAALLLFSILLVAGPVMEPPGILFVGGAGVAVLGVVLIVLVLRMLLAQAVARDAEAAHMKAELDEVI, encoded by the coding sequence ATGGGGAAACTGACAGTGCATGCGCTGCGCGCCGTGCTCGTGGTGATGCTCGCCGGCATGGTGTTCGTACAGGCGTTGATGGTGTGGGCGTTGGCCACCGATCCGGAGGACGGGACGACGCTCCCGCTGACCCCGCTCCGCGTGATCGTGATCCTGGGCGCCGTGACGGTCCAGGTCGTCCAGGTCTGCGTATGGCGGCTGGTGGCGATGGTGCAGCGCGGAACCGTCTTCTCCCATGCCGCCTTCCGCTACGTGGACGTAGTGATCGGCGCGGTCATGGCGGCCGCCCTCCTGCTGTTCTCGATCCTTCTGGTGGCGGGCCCGGTGATGGAGCCGCCCGGGATCCTCTTCGTCGGCGGGGCCGGCGTGGCGGTCCTGGGCGTTGTGCTCATCGTGCTCGTGCTGCGGATGCTGCTCGCCCAGGCCGTGGCACGCGACGCCGAGGCGGCCCACATGAAGGCCGAGTTGGACGAGGTGATCTGA
- a CDS encoding helix-turn-helix domain-containing protein yields MPIAVDIDVMLARRKMSVGELADRVGITPANLAVLKNGRAKAVRFATLAALCEVLECQPGDLLRWEAEAEAAGEAAGEAEGESAAGG; encoded by the coding sequence ATGCCGATCGCCGTCGACATCGACGTGATGCTGGCCAGGCGGAAGATGTCCGTGGGCGAGCTGGCGGACCGCGTGGGGATCACCCCCGCCAACCTCGCCGTGCTCAAGAACGGCCGCGCCAAGGCGGTGCGCTTCGCGACCCTCGCCGCACTCTGCGAGGTGCTCGAGTGCCAGCCGGGCGACCTGCTGCGCTGGGAGGCCGAGGCCGAGGCCGCGGGCGAGGCCGCGGGCGAGGCCGAGGGTGAGTCCGCCGCGGGCGGATGA
- a CDS encoding 4-hydroxybenzoate 3-monooxygenase, with translation MGQLVRESTPVVVVGAGPAGLTVANLLLRVGVPCVVLERRSRAHVERRQRAGIVETRAVGMFQEWGLGARVLGGAPSDDSLEIRVDGRSRLLRYGADDGPRPLLCPQQVLVANLTAAFLDDGGDLRFEASDITLEGLDGERPVVRYRDTDGVTHEIACDFVAGCDGDRGVSRASVPEGELTAYPFDHGISWLTVLAEVPPPPHPLMAISHDGFAGHFARGPRASRFYLQCLPGDREDAWPDDRIWRTLRTRLGDEGLTAGPVTEKEVFPLRSVVHEPMRYGRLLLAGDAAHVVSPVGGKGMNLALYDAEVLVRAIRDFVDHADESGLDAYSRTCLDRTWNYQEFSRWMTEMLHDSGDDSAAGPFRRRLARARLDRLCRSSASAGAFAELMAGLA, from the coding sequence GTGGGACAACTGGTGCGAGAGAGCACCCCCGTGGTGGTCGTGGGGGCCGGGCCGGCCGGTCTGACCGTGGCCAATCTGCTCCTCCGCGTCGGTGTCCCGTGCGTCGTGCTGGAACGGCGGTCCCGCGCCCACGTGGAGCGGCGGCAGCGAGCCGGCATCGTCGAGACGCGCGCTGTGGGCATGTTCCAGGAGTGGGGGCTGGGCGCTCGCGTCCTGGGCGGCGCGCCGTCCGACGACAGCCTGGAGATCCGGGTGGACGGCCGGTCCCGCCTGCTGCGGTACGGAGCCGATGACGGCCCCCGGCCGCTGCTGTGCCCCCAGCAGGTGCTCGTCGCCAACTTGACGGCGGCGTTCCTCGACGATGGCGGCGACCTGCGCTTCGAGGCGTCCGACATCACCCTGGAGGGGCTCGACGGAGAGCGCCCGGTGGTCCGCTACCGCGACACCGACGGGGTCACGCACGAGATCGCGTGCGATTTCGTGGCCGGGTGCGACGGCGACCGAGGCGTCAGCCGGGCCTCGGTGCCCGAGGGCGAACTCACGGCCTACCCGTTCGACCACGGCATCTCGTGGCTGACCGTGCTCGCCGAAGTGCCGCCCCCGCCCCACCCGTTGATGGCGATCAGCCATGACGGCTTCGCCGGACACTTCGCGCGCGGCCCCCGCGCGAGCCGTTTCTACCTCCAGTGCCTCCCCGGCGACCGTGAGGACGCCTGGCCCGACGACCGGATATGGCGGACGCTGCGGACCCGGCTGGGCGACGAGGGCCTGACGGCCGGGCCGGTCACCGAGAAGGAGGTGTTCCCGCTGCGCAGCGTCGTCCACGAGCCGATGCGCTACGGCAGGCTCCTCCTGGCCGGTGACGCCGCCCACGTGGTGTCCCCCGTGGGCGGCAAGGGGATGAACCTCGCCCTCTACGACGCCGAGGTGCTCGTCCGCGCCATCCGCGACTTCGTCGACCACGCGGACGAGTCGGGCCTGGACGCCTACTCCAGGACGTGCCTGGACCGCACCTGGAACTATCAGGAGTTCTCGCGCTGGATGACCGAGATGCTCCACGACTCCGGCGACGATTCGGCCGCCGGCCCCTTCCGTCGCAGACTGGCACGAGCACGGCTGGACCGCCTCTGCCGCTCCTCCGCCTCGGCCGGTGCCTTCGCCGAGCTGATGGCAGGGCTCGCCTGA
- a CDS encoding LysR family transcriptional regulator: protein MAPTNSGDAAPVSPSGTAPLSDLNLLRTFLEVYRSGSFTAAAGPLGLSQSTVTAQIRSLERQTGRELFERLPRGVAPTPVAHDLAARVAAPLDALAAASGHDDSPGVRALPVHLAGPAELLCTRVLPALAPLVAEGVRLRVAPGLTAPLLEELRAGRHDLAIATFRPRGRTLVAVPLMDEEFVLVAAPVWADRVKERLAEEGPGALHTVPLVTYAEDVPIARRYWRHVFGARLSCPAAVTVPDLRGVLAAVTAGAGFTVLPRYLCQAELASGALVLLHEPDDPPINTGYLVQRPGRPDNPDVTRVRDALIDAGRTW, encoded by the coding sequence GTGGCACCTACGAACTCCGGCGACGCGGCACCGGTGTCGCCCTCCGGCACCGCTCCCCTGTCGGACCTGAACCTGCTGCGCACCTTCCTGGAGGTCTACCGCTCCGGTTCCTTCACGGCTGCCGCCGGGCCCCTGGGACTCTCGCAGTCCACGGTGACCGCTCAGATCCGTTCCCTGGAGCGCCAGACGGGCCGCGAACTGTTCGAACGCCTGCCGCGCGGCGTCGCCCCGACGCCCGTCGCCCACGACCTCGCGGCCCGCGTCGCCGCCCCTCTCGACGCGCTCGCCGCCGCGAGCGGGCACGACGACTCACCTGGCGTACGGGCGCTGCCCGTCCACTTGGCCGGCCCCGCCGAACTCCTCTGTACGCGGGTTCTGCCCGCCCTCGCCCCACTGGTCGCCGAAGGCGTACGACTGCGGGTCGCACCGGGTCTGACCGCCCCCCTCCTCGAGGAGCTGCGCGCCGGCCGCCACGACCTGGCCATCGCCACCTTCCGCCCACGCGGGCGGACCCTGGTCGCCGTACCGCTGATGGACGAGGAGTTCGTCCTCGTGGCCGCCCCGGTCTGGGCCGACCGCGTCAAGGAACGTCTTGCCGAGGAAGGTCCGGGGGCGCTGCACACCGTCCCCCTGGTCACGTACGCCGAGGACGTGCCGATCGCGCGCCGCTACTGGCGCCACGTCTTCGGCGCCCGGCTGTCCTGCCCCGCCGCCGTCACCGTCCCCGACCTGCGTGGAGTCCTCGCGGCGGTCACCGCGGGAGCGGGCTTCACGGTCCTGCCGCGCTATCTCTGCCAGGCCGAACTCGCCTCCGGTGCCCTCGTCCTCCTGCACGAACCCGACGACCCGCCCATCAACACCGGCTATCTCGTCCAACGCCCCGGCCGCCCGGACAACCCCGACGTCACCCGAGTCCGCGACGCGCTGATCGACGCGGGCCGCACTTGGTGA
- a CDS encoding TetR/AcrR family transcriptional regulator: MSADRLEEVLDATYDCLTRYGVRRTTMDDIATTMGVSRSAVYQYVRGKDDACRRLAARLHDQALERARRAAAEELPHAERVQGVLAAKLGLVLELNGASPHTTELIDHKARLFGGICTAFTGDLRRLLIGLFREAGTTVGVEPAEAADICLALVTGLESVTDGERLLRPATQALLAGLLSTPFDAGR; encoded by the coding sequence ATGAGTGCGGACCGGCTCGAAGAGGTCCTCGACGCCACCTACGACTGCCTCACCCGGTACGGCGTACGGCGCACCACGATGGACGACATCGCCACCACCATGGGCGTGTCCCGGTCCGCGGTCTACCAGTACGTCCGCGGCAAGGACGACGCCTGCCGCCGGCTCGCCGCCCGCCTGCACGACCAGGCCCTGGAGCGGGCCCGGCGGGCGGCGGCCGAGGAACTCCCCCACGCCGAGCGCGTCCAGGGCGTCCTCGCCGCCAAGCTGGGACTCGTCCTCGAACTGAACGGCGCGTCCCCGCACACCACCGAACTCATCGACCACAAGGCTCGGTTGTTCGGCGGGATCTGCACCGCCTTCACCGGCGACCTGCGCCGGCTGCTCATCGGCCTCTTCCGGGAAGCGGGTACCACCGTCGGTGTGGAGCCCGCCGAGGCCGCGGACATCTGCCTCGCCCTGGTGACCGGTCTCGAATCCGTCACCGACGGCGAACGTCTCCTCCGCCCCGCCACGCAGGCGCTGCTGGCCGGCCTCCTGAGCACTCCGTTCGACGCGGGCCGCTGA